A genomic window from Paenibacillus sp. FSL K6-0276 includes:
- a CDS encoding MarR family transcriptional regulator — protein sequence MDTQNSQEQKLIIAFENIKRLTARPSSKEAISYREFMMMYVINNLMKRKKLSDEVEEQQGVMISRLSDLLQISRPTATQMVNSLEEKGYVVRTTSDTDRRVVYIGLTNKGEQIYDTQMATFSGILSEVTEKVGKKEIDQLIFLCDRFQEAVHEVRSRQFFTPSDEAPLVMDSV from the coding sequence ATGGATACTCAAAATAGTCAAGAGCAGAAGCTAATCATAGCATTTGAAAATATTAAACGTTTGACGGCTCGTCCGTCCTCGAAGGAAGCTATTTCGTATAGAGAATTTATGATGATGTATGTCATAAACAATTTGATGAAGCGAAAGAAGCTTTCAGACGAAGTCGAAGAGCAGCAGGGAGTCATGATTTCCAGATTAAGCGACCTGCTCCAAATTAGCAGACCTACTGCGACACAAATGGTTAACAGTTTGGAGGAGAAGGGTTACGTGGTGCGAACAACGTCCGATACAGATCGGCGAGTTGTATATATTGGTCTGACGAATAAAGGGGAGCAGATTTATGATACACAGATGGCTACTTTTTCTGGTATTCTAAGTGAAGTCACGGAAAAAGTAGGTAAGAAAGAGATCGACCAGTTGATTTTTCTGTGTGATCGTTTTCAAGAAGCGGTGCATGAAGTTAGAAGCCGCCAGTTTTTTACTCCATCCGATGAAGCTCCGCTCGTTATGGATTCCGTATAG
- a CDS encoding metallophosphoesterase family protein, which produces MSDIHGSYSEFNALLKKVNYRPPEDKLILMGDYVDRGLNSKGVVDQVMTLKREWDVTVLKGNHDKMAYDALTSEDDKLDTHWLSNGGLYTLLSYCDTDSDFFKEGFGWKDYMLLKEDIRKKYKHHLDFLSSLPLYHETEEHIFVHAGINPLVENWKQQKPYDFIWIREAFYTNPVVSTNKTVIFGHTSTMDLYDSEEIWFSPQGDKIGVDGGCAYGQRLNCLEISGGQYITHFVRNGEKP; this is translated from the coding sequence ATTAGTGATATTCACGGAAGTTATTCTGAATTCAACGCATTGTTAAAAAAAGTGAACTATCGTCCACCCGAAGACAAGCTCATTCTGATGGGAGATTATGTGGATAGAGGTCTCAATAGTAAAGGTGTTGTGGATCAAGTCATGACCCTGAAGCGGGAATGGGACGTTACTGTTCTAAAAGGCAATCACGATAAAATGGCATATGATGCGCTCACCAGCGAAGATGATAAACTGGATACACATTGGCTGAGCAACGGCGGTTTGTATACATTGTTGAGCTATTGTGACACGGATTCTGACTTTTTTAAAGAGGGTTTTGGCTGGAAGGATTATATGTTGCTGAAAGAAGATATTAGAAAGAAATACAAACATCATTTGGATTTTCTAAGTTCATTGCCGCTTTATCATGAGACAGAAGAGCATATTTTTGTTCACGCAGGCATTAATCCATTAGTAGAGAATTGGAAGCAGCAGAAGCCGTATGATTTTATTTGGATCAGAGAAGCATTTTATACGAATCCGGTAGTTAGCACTAATAAAACGGTTATTTTCGGTCATACTTCGACGATGGATCTATATGATTCGGAAGAAATCTGGTTTAGTCCGCAGGGGGATAAAATTGGGGTGGACGGTGGATGCGCATACGGTCAACGTTTGAACTGCTTGGAGATTTCTGGAGGGCAATACATCACACATTTTGTTCGGAATGGGGAGAAGCCTTGA
- a CDS encoding helix-turn-helix domain-containing protein has product MNANNKYHILMQGTISKNVSEICKEFGISRTIYYQWCKAYQQQGMDGLAEKDRKPVMPNKVDKRTERLILKYVAKFPEDGPKRIFYELQDEGVQIGESGIYNVLRRNGLSKRVEREAYAKEVKEKKGYGAQSTKTNGGKERQKPLDYKMKNPENAHPGYMCQQSISYMGVFPRVGKVYQYVIYDAYSRLSLVKLYNRKSTIHFIDFMHLKVIPLMKTLEFQIDNLVTNKSREFTTNWDRGKHKYSDFLHKNNINQVAITADQTEIFQPLQQFVAVLTKEFYQQAWADDTIDSFDTLEKRLHEYLRTYNFSRVITDGPNQGKIPSDVALEYTGQHETLPLWLFTRR; this is encoded by the coding sequence GTGAATGCAAATAACAAATATCATATCCTCATGCAAGGGACCATCAGCAAAAATGTGAGCGAAATCTGTAAGGAGTTTGGTATTTCCCGGACGATCTATTATCAGTGGTGTAAAGCTTACCAACAACAGGGTATGGATGGACTTGCGGAGAAGGACCGAAAACCGGTAATGCCTAATAAAGTAGATAAGCGGACGGAAAGATTGATCTTAAAATATGTTGCCAAGTTCCCTGAAGATGGGCCTAAGCGAATCTTTTATGAACTGCAGGATGAGGGTGTGCAAATAGGGGAGTCAGGTATTTATAATGTGCTGCGTCGAAACGGACTTAGTAAGAGAGTAGAGCGTGAGGCTTACGCCAAAGAAGTCAAAGAAAAGAAGGGCTACGGGGCACAATCCACTAAAACCAATGGGGGTAAAGAGAGACAGAAACCTCTAGACTATAAGATGAAGAATCCGGAAAATGCTCACCCCGGTTATATGTGCCAACAGAGTATTAGCTATATGGGCGTGTTCCCAAGGGTAGGGAAAGTGTATCAATACGTGATCTACGATGCCTATTCTAGATTAAGCTTAGTTAAGCTTTATAATCGGAAGTCTACTATTCATTTTATCGATTTTATGCATCTGAAGGTCATCCCATTGATGAAGACATTAGAATTTCAAATCGACAATCTGGTTACGAACAAGAGTCGCGAATTTACTACGAACTGGGATAGAGGTAAACATAAATACAGCGATTTTTTACATAAGAACAACATTAATCAAGTAGCCATAACTGCAGACCAGACAGAGATATTTCAGCCTTTACAGCAATTTGTTGCGGTGTTGACGAAAGAATTTTACCAGCAGGCTTGGGCGGATGATACGATAGATTCCTTTGATACTTTAGAAAAGCGCTTACATGAATATTTGAGGACCTATAACTTCAGTAGGGTAATAACAGACGGACCTAATCAAGGTAAAATACCATCAGATGTCGCACTTGAGTATACCGGTCAGCATGAGACCTTGCCATTATGGTTATTTACAAGGAGATAA
- a CDS encoding FAD-dependent oxidoreductase, which yields MMTNVKYEDRIGIIGAGISGVTAAYQLAKKGYTHITLLEKSDRVGGKCHSIEYKGKTYEMGTLIGLPTYKHTIELMREYDLMDKGPLLERGFFDTTGRKTSQIPMDQIQVFAQEFKRLPDILKRYKSLQKPGFLHLPPDLCQPFSEWCAENELSVLGQVYMHYFNTFGFGSIHDVPAAYVLKFLTYDNLLSFIEITHMITWPKGVTELIRRMADQVEDLRLTCEVLHMEQEINGQIRVETSQDIFYFDKVIYTASLEHLGDMVHLSSEDRTLLECITYEQFRVYAYRVKGLPELSGYIPCNMNPERKGHMMAWYYRWADMGTTDLVTVYVAENDEMTDLEMREKVENKLRELGGENIRLYMMKRWKQFPHVDSNAIREGFYERLDQMQGRDKIYYAGEIMNFPTLENCIVYSKYLVERFF from the coding sequence ATGATGACTAATGTGAAGTATGAAGACAGGATAGGTATCATCGGTGCAGGGATTTCTGGGGTTACAGCTGCCTACCAACTAGCGAAAAAAGGATATACCCATATTACTCTCCTTGAGAAGTCGGACCGAGTAGGTGGCAAATGTCATTCGATTGAATACAAAGGGAAAACCTATGAAATGGGAACCCTAATCGGCTTGCCAACTTATAAACATACGATAGAACTCATGAGAGAGTACGATCTTATGGATAAGGGGCCACTCTTAGAACGGGGATTTTTTGATACAACTGGGCGGAAGACTTCACAGATTCCTATGGACCAGATTCAGGTGTTTGCACAAGAATTCAAACGGTTGCCGGATATTTTGAAGCGTTATAAGTCACTTCAAAAACCGGGTTTTCTCCACTTGCCACCAGATCTATGTCAGCCTTTTTCAGAGTGGTGTGCAGAGAATGAGCTGTCTGTCCTTGGACAGGTTTACATGCATTACTTCAATACCTTTGGTTTCGGTAGTATCCATGATGTGCCTGCTGCATATGTGTTGAAATTTCTAACTTACGATAATCTATTATCCTTTATTGAGATCACTCACATGATTACCTGGCCTAAGGGAGTCACTGAACTCATTAGAAGAATGGCCGACCAAGTAGAGGATCTGCGTCTGACTTGTGAAGTGCTTCATATGGAGCAAGAGATAAACGGTCAGATTCGGGTGGAAACGAGCCAGGATATCTTTTATTTTGACAAGGTTATTTATACAGCTTCCTTAGAGCATCTAGGCGATATGGTTCACTTATCATCGGAGGACAGAACGTTATTAGAGTGCATTACCTACGAACAGTTTCGGGTATATGCCTACAGAGTGAAGGGGTTACCGGAGCTTTCCGGATATATCCCCTGCAACATGAATCCTGAACGTAAGGGACATATGATGGCATGGTATTACAGGTGGGCAGACATGGGGACAACGGATCTAGTTACGGTTTATGTAGCGGAGAATGATGAAATGACAGATCTAGAGATGCGGGAAAAGGTAGAAAATAAACTTCGCGAGCTTGGCGGCGAGAACATTCGTCTGTATATGATGAAGCGCTGGAAGCAGTTCCCTCATGTAGATTCTAATGCGATCCGTGAAGGCTTTTATGAACGGCTTGATCAGATGCAGGGGAGAGATAAGATCTATTATGCTGGAGAAATCATGAATTTTCCTACACTGGAGAACTGTATCGTATATTCGAAATACTTGGTTGAAAGATTTTTTTAA
- a CDS encoding DUF5692 family protein — MFLFESIPWYSALMWLVVLAGLMIFNEIARKSKWFSIILFIVVPIVLTVAVWPNTAGEGSSTGTWFHWVKVYSALAGCIGFMAIRYVKGWDKNKYILMFPAIILAVNILEAVIRDFQVYSLQGMVDGVMMVGGPWNIMNGIAGILNIITISGWMGIVISKDKSKDMLWPDQLWFWIIAYDIWNFAYVYNAVSDHSFYAGAALLISCTIPAFFFKKGAWLQHRAQTLAIWMMFTMSFPAFVGDSKFSVQSSHSETALWVVSALSLAANIAVFVYHFYKINKHKRNPLKVEVYTDLAAYKTIAESAK; from the coding sequence ATGTTTTTATTCGAATCGATTCCCTGGTACTCTGCTCTAATGTGGTTAGTGGTACTTGCAGGATTAATGATTTTCAACGAAATAGCTCGAAAGAGCAAGTGGTTTTCAATCATTCTGTTTATAGTTGTCCCTATTGTTCTTACCGTAGCGGTTTGGCCAAATACGGCAGGCGAAGGCTCCAGTACTGGAACATGGTTTCACTGGGTAAAAGTTTATTCTGCCTTGGCAGGATGTATAGGGTTCATGGCTATCCGTTATGTTAAAGGTTGGGACAAGAACAAATATATATTAATGTTCCCGGCTATTATCCTTGCAGTTAACATTCTTGAAGCGGTTATCCGTGATTTCCAAGTGTACAGTTTGCAGGGCATGGTGGATGGCGTAATGATGGTAGGTGGTCCTTGGAACATTATGAACGGGATCGCAGGTATTTTGAACATTATTACGATTTCTGGTTGGATGGGTATTGTTATTAGTAAAGACAAGAGTAAGGATATGTTGTGGCCCGACCAGCTTTGGTTCTGGATCATTGCTTATGACATTTGGAACTTTGCCTATGTATATAACGCAGTTTCTGACCATTCCTTCTATGCAGGCGCAGCCCTTTTGATCTCTTGTACCATTCCAGCGTTCTTCTTCAAAAAAGGGGCGTGGCTGCAGCACCGTGCACAAACTTTGGCAATTTGGATGATGTTTACGATGTCTTTCCCAGCGTTTGTTGGCGATTCAAAGTTCTCCGTACAATCTTCTCACAGCGAAACGGCACTTTGGGTTGTGAGTGCATTATCTTTAGCAGCTAATATTGCAGTGTTTGTCTATCACTTCTATAAAATTAACAAACACAAACGCAATCCGCTTAAAGTGGAAGTTTATACAGATTTAGCGGCTTATAAGACGATTGCTGAGAGTGCGAAATAA
- a CDS encoding CPBP family intramembrane glutamic endopeptidase encodes MLSNKVTDMPSIFEIKPTPLRFIVSLIFIHILFTLMVNLILFENGTLSIIAKSTSGWINETLAANLFGLVLEVVIFLCMIAKLSLRDLGLKKNKLLAGLIGTFLFWLAINIVDLCMTLLTHSSLSFNDDIFRNSNVVFGELLGQIFGNALLEEVLFRGFLLVQIYLLLQRINSNTSRIVYAMFISQSIFAAIHIPNRIYTGLVGMDFVYDFIILVILGVIFSLLYVLTNNLFFVIGVHSLMNVQLMFWDSSFTYTATLICVFLLTCILFYIKRKEFRAQKQKPMDVGLH; translated from the coding sequence ATGCTGAGCAATAAAGTAACCGATATGCCATCAATATTTGAAATTAAACCTACACCGCTACGTTTTATTGTTAGTCTCATTTTTATTCATATTCTCTTCACTTTAATGGTTAACCTCATCCTTTTTGAAAATGGAACTTTAAGCATTATTGCCAAAAGCACAAGCGGATGGATCAACGAAACGTTAGCTGCAAATCTGTTCGGTCTTGTATTAGAAGTGGTTATTTTCTTATGTATGATAGCTAAATTATCTCTAAGGGATTTGGGGTTAAAAAAGAATAAATTATTAGCAGGACTTATTGGTACTTTTCTATTTTGGCTCGCTATTAACATTGTTGATTTATGTATGACACTACTGACTCACTCAAGTTTATCATTCAACGATGATATTTTTAGAAACTCGAATGTCGTCTTTGGTGAACTCTTGGGTCAGATTTTCGGAAATGCTTTATTGGAAGAAGTCTTATTTCGGGGCTTTCTGCTTGTTCAAATCTATCTTTTATTACAAAGAATCAACAGCAATACTTCACGCATTGTTTATGCAATGTTCATCTCACAATCGATCTTTGCTGCCATACATATCCCAAACCGGATCTATACGGGATTAGTCGGAATGGACTTTGTTTATGATTTTATCATTCTTGTAATTCTAGGGGTCATTTTCTCATTACTCTATGTCTTAACCAACAATCTATTTTTCGTGATAGGCGTTCACTCCTTAATGAATGTTCAGCTTATGTTTTGGGATAGCAGTTTTACGTATACGGCAACTTTAATCTGTGTGTTTTTGCTGACTTGTATCTTATTTTATATCAAAAGGAAAGAGTTTCGTGCGCAGAAGCAGAAGCCTATGGATGTGGGTCTTCACTAG